The Desulfovibrio psychrotolerans nucleotide sequence CACATAGCGCAGCAGCCTGTAGCTGAGCGAAACATCCTGCTTGATGAGGTCTGCAAGACGCTGCACATCATACGCGCTGTGCAGTTCCTTCAAAATCTCCAGCTTGACCATCTGGGCGGAAGAGACCTTGCGGCCGGCAAACAGCTCCGGCTTGCCGAAGTAAAATCCCTGAAACAGCGCAAAACCCATATTCCGGCACAGCGCATAGGTCTTTTTGCTCTCCACCTTTTCCGCCAGCAATTGCAGGGGCAACTTCTTAAGCTCCCCCACCAGCGGAAAAAGGTCGCTCGGCGGCACGGTCAGCACGTCCACCTTGACCAAATCCACCACTTCCAGCAGCGGCGCAAGATGCGGCTGCCCCGCATAGTCATCCAGCGCGAGCATATACCCGACGTCCTTCATGGCGCGCAGGGCGTCCAGCAGTTCGGCTGTCACCTCCCGCACCTGCCCTATCTCCGCGATGCACCGTTCCGGCGACAATGCCAGAACAGCAGCGCCCTGCAGCAGTCCCACAGGAATATTCACAAAAATGCGTGCATCCTGCGGAATACTGTCGCGCATAAGGCCATAACCGTCAGCAATGACCCGCGCAGAGGCAACCCCGGCATCGTCAAACTCCGCCCTGCCCGCATCGGCACTGTGCCGGAAGAACAACTCATAGCCCCACACACCCTGCTCCCTGTCAAAGACAGGTTGCCTCGCGGTGAATATGGGCTCGGAGCACTGAGGAGTCCCGGGCGAACACGGCAGCTTCATTTTTGCCCCCAAAGGTGACTTCGGCGTCTATGCGGTTCCGTAAAACCGAAACAATTGCTGACCTGTTCAGTCTACACGGTTTGCGGGAAAAAGAAACGGGAACCCGTCAAAGAGTCCCCGGCAGGTTCATCGAAAGCTGGAAGCGTCTATGTCCAGCCGGGCCAGAATCTTCTGCAACGCCACGCGCGAAAGACCGGATACACGCGCCGCCTCCGATATGTTGCCCCCCGTGGAGGCAAGCAGGTCACGCACGTAATTCTTGGTAAACTCGTCCGTCACCCTGCCCTTGGCTTCCTTATACGGCCCCATCCCGCCCGCAACAGATGCCCGCCCGCCCGCAGACGACACAAACGAGGGCTGCGCCCCCTGTTCCACATGGTACACCAGCCCCATGTCCACCGTGTCGCCCACGCAGAACACCACCAGCCTGCGCACGTAGCTTTGCAGTTCACGCACGTTGCCGTGCCACGGCTTCGCGGTCAGATAATCCAGCACCTCCGGCGTCACGGACTTTTCCGCAACCCCCATGTCCCGGCAGGCAAGTCGCAGAAAATGGTGCACAAGCAGCGGAATGTCCTCGGTGCGCTCCCGCAGGGGCGGCACGGAAACCGAGAGCACGTTCAGACGGTAGTACAAATCTTCACGAAACGTCTTGTCCGCGATGCGGGCTTCCAGATCCTGATTGGTAGAAGCCACCACCCGCGTGCTCACAGAGATGGAGGTGTTGGACCCCACGGGGCGTATCTCGCCGTCCTGCAGCACGCGCAGCAGCTTTATCTGTATGCTGGCGGAAATATCACCGATTTCGTCCAGCAGCAGGGTGCCCCTGTCCGCAGAGGCAAACAGCCCCTTGCGGTCCTGATCGGCTCCGGTAAAGGCCCCCTTCATATGGCCGAACAGCTCGCTCTCCAGCAGGTGCTCCGGTATGGCCGGGCAGTTCACAGCCATGAACGGCATCTCCGCCCTGTTGCTCATGCGGTGGATAAGCCGGGCCACCAGTTCCTTGCCCGTGCCCGATTCGCCGCGCACCAGCACCGTGTAGTCAGACCCCGCCACCGCCTGCACCACATAGCGCAGACGCTGCATAACGGACGACTCCCCCACCAGTTCACCCGTGGAACCGCTGTCCACCATCTGGCGCAGCCGCTTGTTTTCCACAAGCAGCGTGGCCCGCTCCATCCCTTTGCGGACAATATGAAAAAGCTGGTCCGGCTCAATGGGCTTGGTCAGAAAATCATACGCGCCCGCCTTGAGTGCCTGCACCGCCGTCTCTATGGTTCCGTGGGCGGTCAGCATGACCATGGAAATATCCGGCTGCAGCTTCAGCGCATTGGTGAGCAGCTCCATGCCCGTCATCTCCGGCATGCGCAGGTCGGTCATCATAATGTGAAAACCGCCCCCCTGCAGCATGGCAAGGGCCTGCGCGCCGCTGTGGGCCATTTCCACCCGCAGGTCTTTGAACCGGCCGGTAATGAGCCGGGCCAGACCACGGGCAAAATCCTTCTCATCGTCCACTATGAGCATGCCAAGGCTTATTCTCTGGCCTTCCGCAACAGCTACAGACATATCCGCTCCTCGCGCAAAATCACTGGTCCCCGCGTACCAGCGGCAGACGCACCTCAAACCGTGCGCCGCCCAGAACAGGGTCGTTGCCCACGTCAATGGCTCCGCCCGCCTCGGCCACTATGCCGTAGACAATGGTCAAACCAAGCCCCGTGCCCGCCCCCGGAGCCTTGGTGGTGAAAAACGGGTCAAAAATCCGCCCCATGTCGTCGCCCAGAACACCGGGCCCGTTGTCCTTGACCACCACATGCGCCATGCCGTTTCTGGCATGCAGTCCCATAAAGACCTGCCCGCCGGATTCCGGCACGGCATCCAGCGCATTCAGCACAAGGTTGGAGAGCACCTGTTCCAGCTTGCTCTCCGCCATGGCCACAATGGCTGTTCCGGGCGTGGCATCCGTCAACAGGGTAATGCCCTTCTTGGAAGCCTGCACGGAAAATACCTCTGCAATGCCAGCAGCCACGCGTCCCGCATCACATGTGGCATCGGAAGAAGGCTTGGGCCGTGCAAAATTGAGCAGGTCCGTGAGCACGCGCTGTGCCTGCCGCGTATGCCGCAGAATCACATCCACGTCCTGCAGCTGCTGTTCTTCCGCCATATTCTGGCGCAGCAGTTCCGCATAGCACAAAATCACACCCAGCGGGTTGTTAATCTCATGGGCCAGACCGGCGGCAAGCTTGCCCACGGTTATCATCTTCTCGCTCTGCTGCACCCGTGCCAGCATACGCTTCTCACGCGTGGTCTCGCGGGCGTACACAACGATGCGTCCGCCTCCGTTGGGCCTGCCGCCCGCATCATCAGGCGGCGCCGGAGAAACAATGGGATACATGTTCAGGGCAAAGCTTCTGCCCCCCTCCAGCGTCACGTTCTCCACGTGGGTTCTGCCGCTTTGCAACGCGGCAGCCATGTGGCAGTCCCCCTTGCCGCCTGTGCAGCCGAACAGGGGAAGCAGCGCGCCGTCCGTCACCACGCCGCCGGAAAGTTCGCTGGCAAGGTCACGCGCCGCCTGATTCGCCATAATCAGCCCGTAAATGGAATCCATGAGCACCAGCGGGTCGGAAATGCCTTCCACAATGGACTGCAACGTAGCCTTCTGCCGCGTCAGGTTGTCCAGTGCGGTCAGGTTCTCCGCCGCCATGCCGAGCTGCCGCCCCAAAGCCTGCAACAGGTCGTGGTCCTGCCGCTTCGCAACCCGCCGGTCCGCCCAGTGGATGCAGAGCATGCCCTCTGCCGTGCCTTCGCTGGACTCCACAGGTATGAACGCGCTGTCCTCGTCCAGACAGGTGCGGCTGTCCGTGAGCAGGTCCACCCAGTTATCGGGCAGCCGGGGCCTTTCCGCCTCGTCAGGCCATGAAAAATGCCGCTGCGAGGAAAAGGTGCAGACATACGAAACGCTGGAAGCCCGGAAACGCCTGCCTATTTCCGGCAGGGTGAGCCGCCACAGGTCCGCGCGTGAATTGCTGGAACGCATGTCCGCCAAAAGCCGCACAAACAGCTCCACGTCTGCCCTGCGTTCCTGCGCCTCGTGCATCAGGTCGCCCGTGCGTTCCTCCACCATATCGCGCAGTCGGTCCGCATACCCTTCTAGTTGCCTGCGCGCTTCCAGCAGATGGCTGTTCAGCTCCTGCATGCCCGCTTCCAGTTCCTCAATCTCGTCCCGCTCAACCAGCTTGTTCAGCAGCTCCGTGCCCCCGGTCACTTCAAGGTTGTCCCGGAACATGGTGGAGAGCCGCTTTATGTTCTTCACCACCAGCACCTTGAAAAGCAGGTTGGTCACGGAAAAAAAGACCATAGCGGCAAGGGCGAAAAAGCCGAAATACCCAAAAATGGTACGCTGCAGCCGCGCCACCCCGTTGGTAACGGAAAGCCCCACCAGATCCACTCCCCCTATGGTGTTCACCACATGGTCGAATCCGCGGTTGCCGTAGGTATTTATAATTTCCTGCGGGGCGGTCTCGGGGTGTCCGTGGCAGTACATGCACTCCTCGGTAAACACCACGGGCCGTGCCATGATATAGAATTCGGCCCCGTCCACATCCCGGTATCCCTGCCACAGCCCTGCGTCCTCGTTGGCGCGAAAATAGTCAATGAGCTCGCGTTCCAGCGTATTGGCTTCGTAGTCGGGATTACGGGCAGAGATGGCCACCCGGCGGTACAGCTGGCCTTCCACGTTGCGCATGCCGTCCATAATCTCGCGAGAGATGTAGGAGGAACTCATGGCCTCTATGATAAATTGGTCGGGCACCACGCCGTACATGCGCGGCCGCAGATTGGACCGCACATAGCGCTGTATGGAATCCACCTGCAGGAAGATAAGCCGGGCTTTATCGCGCACTTCTTCTTCAAGCACGGTGCGCATGTGCAGATAAAAGCCCCCGGCAAAGCAGACCCCCATAAGCAGGGTGGCTACGGAGAGGCCGCTGAGAAATTTGGCCTGAAGCGTGAATGGGCGGGGAAAATGCATACGGAACCTTCGGGAAAAACGTCATCCGCACTTACCGGAATGCGGCCTTGCACCGAGCGCAGAATGCCGGTCACAAGAAACGGCCCTGGGCCTATTTCCCGGAGGCTGCGCCCCCCGGCCCCGTGGGCATAAAGCGGATGGTGTTGCTGGTTTCTCGGTTGGCGTCGCTCACCACTTCAAGATCACTATAGTAGTAGGCACTGGCGTCAATCTGGTTATCGTCCAGCACAGCGGCCATGTACTCAAGCTTGTCACAGGAGCGGGTAAGGGCAGGAAGAAGCACGTTGGAGAAAAGCAGCAGTGCCCCTATCCCCAGAACAAAGCGTTTCATGCGGGCTGCACGTGTCGGTGTATTCATCTGTCTATCCCCCGTCTGGCGGCACCCTTCCGGTACCGATAAAAAAGGGGGAGGCCGTAGCCTCCCCCGTCAGTTC carries:
- a CDS encoding EAL and HDOD domain-containing protein, which produces MWGYELFFRHSADAGRAEFDDAGVASARVIADGYGLMRDSIPQDARIFVNIPVGLLQGAAVLALSPERCIAEIGQVREVTAELLDALRAMKDVGYMLALDDYAGQPHLAPLLEVVDLVKVDVLTVPPSDLFPLVGELKKLPLQLLAEKVESKKTYALCRNMGFALFQGFYFGKPELFAGRKVSSAQMVKLEILKELHSAYDVQRLADLIKQDVSLSYRLLRYVNSAAMGLRSSVRALDQALVVLGERMVRQWLMVVLLADLNPSPGAQEVSFWSVQRARFLYRMAEEGVLGTYGPETMFLIGLFSRLDYLLGKPMAELVTELPLDGFIKEAYCGKKNFVRDVLDFLSALEDARWDTSATSANWLGIPMRRAAELRNEAVLWTAAVLDDADDARPDGTN
- a CDS encoding sigma-54-dependent transcriptional regulator is translated as MSVAVAEGQRISLGMLIVDDEKDFARGLARLITGRFKDLRVEMAHSGAQALAMLQGGGFHIMMTDLRMPEMTGMELLTNALKLQPDISMVMLTAHGTIETAVQALKAGAYDFLTKPIEPDQLFHIVRKGMERATLLVENKRLRQMVDSGSTGELVGESSVMQRLRYVVQAVAGSDYTVLVRGESGTGKELVARLIHRMSNRAEMPFMAVNCPAIPEHLLESELFGHMKGAFTGADQDRKGLFASADRGTLLLDEIGDISASIQIKLLRVLQDGEIRPVGSNTSISVSTRVVASTNQDLEARIADKTFREDLYYRLNVLSVSVPPLRERTEDIPLLVHHFLRLACRDMGVAEKSVTPEVLDYLTAKPWHGNVRELQSYVRRLVVFCVGDTVDMGLVYHVEQGAQPSFVSSAGGRASVAGGMGPYKEAKGRVTDEFTKNYVRDLLASTGGNISEAARVSGLSRVALQKILARLDIDASSFR
- a CDS encoding ATP-binding protein, which gives rise to MHFPRPFTLQAKFLSGLSVATLLMGVCFAGGFYLHMRTVLEEEVRDKARLIFLQVDSIQRYVRSNLRPRMYGVVPDQFIIEAMSSSYISREIMDGMRNVEGQLYRRVAISARNPDYEANTLERELIDYFRANEDAGLWQGYRDVDGAEFYIMARPVVFTEECMYCHGHPETAPQEIINTYGNRGFDHVVNTIGGVDLVGLSVTNGVARLQRTIFGYFGFFALAAMVFFSVTNLLFKVLVVKNIKRLSTMFRDNLEVTGGTELLNKLVERDEIEELEAGMQELNSHLLEARRQLEGYADRLRDMVEERTGDLMHEAQERRADVELFVRLLADMRSSNSRADLWRLTLPEIGRRFRASSVSYVCTFSSQRHFSWPDEAERPRLPDNWVDLLTDSRTCLDEDSAFIPVESSEGTAEGMLCIHWADRRVAKRQDHDLLQALGRQLGMAAENLTALDNLTRQKATLQSIVEGISDPLVLMDSIYGLIMANQAARDLASELSGGVVTDGALLPLFGCTGGKGDCHMAAALQSGRTHVENVTLEGGRSFALNMYPIVSPAPPDDAGGRPNGGGRIVVYARETTREKRMLARVQQSEKMITVGKLAAGLAHEINNPLGVILCYAELLRQNMAEEQQLQDVDVILRHTRQAQRVLTDLLNFARPKPSSDATCDAGRVAAGIAEVFSVQASKKGITLLTDATPGTAIVAMAESKLEQVLSNLVLNALDAVPESGGQVFMGLHARNGMAHVVVKDNGPGVLGDDMGRIFDPFFTTKAPGAGTGLGLTIVYGIVAEAGGAIDVGNDPVLGGARFEVRLPLVRGDQ